From the Caldanaerovirga acetigignens genome, the window TCAATTATTCTCTGTTTTGAAATACTTCCCATCCGCGGATGGGTTGCCGAATGGTTGCCTATTTCATGACCTTCTTTTGCTATTAATTTCGTCATGTCCGGATATTTGTCCATCCACATCTTTACCAGGAAAAAAGTAGTTTTCACATTATATTTCCTCAAGATTTCAAGCAATTTTGGGGTCTTGTCCGAACCCCAGGCCGCATCAAAGGAGATTGCTATTTTCTTTTCGTCGGTCTGAACTCTGTAGATAGGAACTAATCTATCACGCCCAGCAAAAACAAAAACTGCTCTTTTAAAAAATTCGCTGTTAGAAGCCAAAAAAACAGCGACGAAGGTAAAAAAACATATAATAGCAGTAAAAAACTTTTTATTTATATTCACATTCACCACCGCCTTAATAAAGCTTCATCTTATCTTTATTCCAGCACCATGTTGTTTATGATATTGTTTTACATATCGTCAATTTAAGCGGTGGCGATGTGTTTGTTCAAAAACGAGCTCTTCTATCACTAAAATCGCTGTGTGTAGAAAATTCTGTAAAAATACATTTTTACGAAATGGATATTAAAATAAAAAATTAGCCCTACATAAAATTCAAAATTCATGCCAATAAGCAAATTTTGCCACCAACTTTTTCGCAATTTCCAGAATCCAGTAAGCCTCCTCAACCCTAAATGCATAAATCAAAGCAAAATAAAAAATAGCCCCTAGTCCGATGATTAATCCCAGAATAACAATGCTTACGAGTTTCCCGGTAGCTGCTATGTACGCCGACGATATACCGTAAAGCCATAGGACTGCAAATCCCATTATGACCGACGACGCCACGCTTTCTATAAAAACCCCAAGAATCTTTTTCCCGCCCAGGCCGGATATCTTCTTTTTCAGGTTCAAGATGAGGAGAATCGTCGTCACCGCAGCGGAAAGGCTTGTGGCGAGCGCAAGACCGCTGTGCTGCATGTACCTTACAAGCACGAGGTTCATCACTATATTAAACCCTACGGTCATAATCCCGTTTATCATAGGGGTCTTCGTGTCCTGAAGGGAGTAAAATGTCCTGTTATGGACGTCCCTGTACCCGTAGAAAACCATCCCCAGTGAGTAAAAGATGAGAGCCGACGCAGTCATGGATGTTGCCCTGCCGGTAAACTCTCTCCTATCAAACAATACGGACACGATGGGATGGCCTAATACCACGGCACCTGCGGTAACAGGGAGGATAATTAGGGTGATTACATTCAGGGCTTTCATCA encodes:
- the murJ gene encoding murein biosynthesis integral membrane protein MurJ — protein: MQQLNTLIDRMLASGLPEGSIAALNFANKLNGFVYGLFSMSISVVIYSLLSRLTAEDNMVEFKEKLMKALNVITLIILPVTAGAVVLGHPIVSVLFDRREFTGRATSMTASALIFYSLGMVFYGYRDVHNRTFYSLQDTKTPMINGIMTVGFNIVMNLVLVRYMQHSGLALATSLSAAVTTILLILNLKKKISGLGGKKILGVFIESVASSVIMGFAVLWLYGISSAYIAATGKLVSIVILGLIIGLGAIFYFALIYAFRVEEAYWILEIAKKLVAKFAYWHEF